CTGATTATGTAGATTACATCTTGCTTGATCCTCTGTGTCCTTGAAAATCAAACATCTAAAATAtgttgagaccgtctcacgagagtTTTTGTGAATTTATAATATGTACTTTCTTGAAAGTCAGTTTTAATACATAACTTAAGATCATCTTAATTTTATCCAAatgcttaaaaaattaaatatccaaatatattaaaaaaaatcttgataTTTTTGTTGATCAAAACACCGAAAGTGCCCCATTTTCGATTTCAAAAAAAGAGAGTGCCaatataatgaaatttataAAACCCGCGGCTTGGGAATTAAAAAATTCGCACCAATCAAGTAAAAATGTAAAACCACGTGTATAGTATCTTCACCGCAGATCAAAGATCCCATCTACAGTTCATATCTGAGATCCGTGTCACCGAAACTCGACCAATCACAACTTAGCCCATCAACTATATAATACTTCCACCTCACCTCTTAATTCTCATCGCAATTCGACAAATTTAGTCCCAACTAATTCACACAAAATCGAAATGGCAGGCAAGGCCGTGAAGAAACCAGCGGAGAAGAAGCCCGCCGCCGAGAAGGCCCCGGCGGAGAAGAATCCCAGGGCGGGGAAAAAACTCCCCAAGGAAGGCGGTTCCGCCGCCTCAGCCGATAAGAAGAAGAAGCGGACTAAGAAGAGTGTGGAAACCTACAAGATCTATATTTTCAAGGTTTTGAAACAGGTTCATCCAGACATCGGAATCTCTAGCAAGGCCATGGGTATCATGAACAGCTTCATCAACGATATTTTCGAGAAATTGGCGCAAGAGGCGTCTCGTCTTGCTCGTTATAACAAGAAGCCGACGATT
The DNA window shown above is from Primulina huaijiensis isolate GDHJ02 chromosome 12, ASM1229523v2, whole genome shotgun sequence and carries:
- the LOC140989991 gene encoding histone H2B.3-like is translated as MAGKAVKKPAEKKPAAEKAPAEKNPRAGKKLPKEGGSAASADKKKKRTKKSVETYKIYIFKVLKQVHPDIGISSKAMGIMNSFINDIFEKLAQEASRLARYNKKPTITSREIQTAVRLVLPGELAKHAVSEGTKAVTKFTSS